Proteins from one Oscillatoria nigro-viridis PCC 7112 genomic window:
- a CDS encoding NB-ARC domain-containing protein — MTTPIPQNFVQTIAKQRGVTDAELETVFMALDGQSTATIATKLGISDIAVRKRLGEVYKKFQIGGNGPGKLSELRHQLLFSYHTDRGTSDFSRGKGSLLKMGIGQRQEDWGQAPDVSVFYGRTEELTTLKQWIVSDNCRLVALLGLAGSGKTTLSVQLAKQVQNEFDFVIWRSLRSTPAPSDFLGSLIQLFSNQQKPDVPLGEPAPTGATPTKRIDLNSKISRLVEYLRKHRCLVILDDFEAVLRPAELAGHYREGYEGYRDLIVRLCEVNHNSCLLLVSSEEPTELALLAGEKVRSLKPAISEEIAREIFQEKGLSAQEREWEILLSRYGGNLLALKIVATTINEFFEGNVLKLLEATALFIEEHISNLLAQQFERMSSSEQEIAYWIAIAQSPISLATLREEMLVNSSLSDLLKNLDSLGRRSLIDKLSEGGETVFMLQPLIVQYVTDRLVDRIRAEVLETVKTQGIESMGLLKTHKLSINIAKRKGDKGEPSSSILALVKNRLQVLFAKTTGFEEPLNILKKVASELDDKSILEVGYARENLAQIISEIQR; from the coding sequence TTGACTACTCCGATTCCTCAAAACTTTGTGCAAACGATCGCCAAACAGCGCGGTGTCACAGATGCCGAGTTAGAAACTGTGTTTATGGCTCTCGACGGTCAATCTACAGCGACGATCGCCACAAAGCTTGGCATTAGCGACATCGCCGTTCGCAAAAGACTAGGCGAAGTTTACAAAAAGTTTCAGATCGGGGGGAACGGCCCTGGAAAGCTTTCGGAATTGAGGCATCAGTTGCTGTTTTCATACCACACCGATCGGGGAACGAGCGATTTTAGTCGAGGTAAAGGCTCTCTATTGAAGATGGGGATTGGACAGCGACAGGAAGATTGGGGCCAAGCACCGGATGTTTCGGTTTTTTACGGACGGACTGAAGAATTAACTACTTTAAAGCAGTGGATTGTATCAGATAATTGTCGCCTGGTAGCGCTGCTGGGTTTGGCTGGTAGCGGCAAAACAACTCTGTCGGTGCAGTTGGCAAAACAGGTACAGAATGAGTTTGATTTTGTGATTTGGCGATCGCTGCGATCGACACCCGCACCATCGGACTTCCTAGGAAGCTTAATTCAACTTTTTTCTAACCAACAAAAACCCGATGTGCCGTTAGGGGAACCCGCCCCTACGGGGGCTACGCCAACGAAGAGGATCGACCTCAACAGCAAAATTTCTCGCTTGGTCGAGTATCTGCGAAAACACCGCTGTCTGGTAATTTTAGACGATTTTGAAGCGGTTCTCAGACCTGCAGAATTAGCCGGACACTACCGGGAAGGCTATGAAGGATATCGAGATTTAATCGTGCGGCTGTGTGAGGTCAATCACAATAGCTGTTTACTGCTAGTTAGTTCGGAAGAGCCTACGGAACTGGCTTTGCTGGCGGGAGAAAAAGTGCGGTCTTTAAAACCTGCTATTTCCGAGGAAATAGCGCGGGAAATTTTCCAAGAAAAAGGTTTGTCGGCTCAAGAGCGAGAGTGGGAAATCTTGTTATCCCGGTACGGAGGCAATCTGTTAGCATTAAAGATTGTAGCGACAACAATTAACGAGTTTTTCGAGGGGAATGTTTTAAAGCTTTTGGAAGCAACGGCTTTATTTATTGAAGAACATATCAGCAATTTGCTCGCGCAGCAGTTCGAGCGAATGTCGAGTTCTGAACAAGAGATTGCCTACTGGATTGCTATTGCTCAAAGCCCGATTTCCCTGGCGACTTTACGAGAGGAGATGTTGGTCAATTCATCGCTTTCAGATTTGCTAAAAAATCTAGATTCTCTGGGTCGTCGCTCGCTGATTGACAAACTCAGTGAGGGCGGGGAAACTGTTTTTATGCTTCAGCCTTTGATCGTGCAATATGTGACGGACAGATTAGTCGATCGGATTCGAGCGGAGGTTTTGGAGACGGTTAAGACCCAAGGAATAGAAAGCATGGGGCTGTTGAAAACTCACAAATTGAGCATCAACATTGCTAAACGGAAAGGGGATAAAGGCGAACCAAGTAGCTCTATTTTAGCATTAGTAAAAAATCGGTTGCAAGTTTTGTTTGCGAAGACGACAGGCTTTGAAGAACCGCTAAATATCTTGAAGAAAGTGGCCTCTGAACTCGATGATAAATCGATTCTTGAGGTGGGATATGCTAGGGAGAATCTGGCGCAGATTATTTCAGAAATTCAGCGCTAA
- a CDS encoding ABC transporter ATP-binding protein/permease: protein MNRFDRQLWERFIAIAQPYFYPLEPGGGRIFLGLVALLLIFLFAAMFVFVSAVCLGAQVFFPEAFNAVAAGLATLIKGIIYSPTIAIVGLMLILPMAAFVFFRSKLIPRCKQWIMLALLLFLSLSVSGINVVISYIGNFFTTALAEKDQTTFWRFMWVYAGVFIIGTPIVVIYRYTQDKLGLYWREWMTDSFLDRYFENRAHYEINSQKEIDNPDQRIAEDIKSFTSTSLDFLLLILGAIIDVISFTGILWSISKGLSIGLIFYAVFGTAVMVIIGKKLIVLNFNQLRKEADFRYGLVHIRDNSESIAFYRGEAQESVQVKNRFLAAVRNFNLLIGWQRNLQYFTLSYKYATYIIPSLFLASIYFGGQIKYGDITQAEFAFRQVLEAFSLVVYNIESLSAFAAGINRLATFNESLINEKNAVQIDEFRTIDTVINSQLTLEHVTLDTPKYQNTLIRDLSVAVSPGEGLLIVGQSGTGKSSLLRAIAGLWESGTGRLARPKLEEMLFLPQRPYMILGSLRSQLLYPNTSSEVDEEKLRRVLASVNLADLPDRLGGFDADLDWAEILSLGEQQRLAFARLLLTEPKYAILDEATSALDLKNEQHLYEQLQATKTTFVSVGHRLSLVKYHQQVLELLGDGSWRLLSAREYRASATIFG from the coding sequence ATGAATCGATTTGACCGTCAGTTGTGGGAGAGGTTTATTGCGATCGCTCAACCTTACTTTTATCCTTTAGAGCCTGGGGGCGGCAGAATCTTTTTAGGATTAGTGGCGCTGTTGTTGATATTTCTGTTCGCTGCGATGTTTGTGTTCGTCAGCGCTGTATGTTTGGGTGCTCAAGTCTTTTTTCCAGAGGCTTTTAACGCGGTTGCGGCTGGCTTAGCTACTTTGATCAAAGGAATTATCTACTCACCGACAATTGCGATCGTTGGTTTAATGCTAATCCTCCCGATGGCTGCTTTTGTCTTTTTCAGAAGCAAGTTGATACCGCGCTGCAAGCAGTGGATAATGTTAGCTCTGCTGCTATTTTTGTCGCTGTCAGTTAGCGGGATTAACGTAGTAATTAGCTACATTGGTAACTTTTTCACGACGGCACTTGCTGAAAAAGATCAGACTACTTTTTGGCGGTTTATGTGGGTCTATGCTGGAGTTTTTATCATCGGTACTCCGATAGTGGTGATTTACCGCTATACCCAAGATAAACTGGGACTGTATTGGCGAGAGTGGATGACTGATAGTTTCCTGGATAGATATTTTGAAAACCGCGCTCATTACGAAATAAATTCTCAAAAGGAAATCGACAATCCCGACCAGCGAATTGCTGAAGATATCAAATCTTTCACTAGCACGAGTTTGGATTTTTTGCTGCTGATTTTGGGAGCGATTATTGATGTTATTTCTTTTACAGGTATTTTGTGGTCTATTTCTAAAGGTCTTTCGATAGGACTAATCTTTTATGCTGTCTTTGGGACGGCAGTAATGGTAATTATTGGCAAAAAATTGATAGTTTTGAACTTCAATCAGCTCCGCAAAGAAGCTGACTTTCGCTATGGCTTGGTTCACATTAGGGACAATTCAGAATCAATTGCTTTTTATCGGGGAGAAGCACAGGAATCTGTTCAAGTAAAAAACCGATTTTTAGCAGCAGTTCGGAACTTTAATTTGCTAATTGGCTGGCAGCGGAATCTGCAATATTTTACACTTAGCTATAAATATGCGACTTATATTATTCCATCTTTGTTTCTGGCTTCTATCTACTTTGGAGGTCAGATAAAATACGGCGATATTACTCAAGCTGAATTTGCTTTCCGTCAGGTTTTAGAAGCATTTTCTTTGGTCGTATATAATATTGAAAGCTTGAGTGCTTTTGCAGCGGGAATTAATCGTCTCGCCACGTTTAATGAGTCTTTAATAAATGAAAAAAATGCTGTTCAAATCGACGAATTCAGAACAATCGATACAGTTATAAATTCGCAGTTGACGCTGGAACACGTTACGTTAGATACTCCGAAGTATCAAAACACTTTGATTAGGGATTTGTCGGTAGCTGTGTCGCCAGGAGAAGGACTGTTAATTGTCGGGCAAAGCGGTACTGGGAAAAGTTCTTTGCTGCGGGCAATTGCGGGTTTGTGGGAATCGGGAACGGGGCGTTTGGCGCGGCCGAAATTGGAGGAAATGCTGTTTTTGCCGCAGCGTCCTTATATGATTTTGGGTAGTTTGCGATCGCAACTTTTGTATCCCAATACTAGCAGCGAGGTTGATGAGGAAAAATTGCGCCGCGTTTTGGCATCAGTAAATTTAGCAGATTTGCCGGACAGATTGGGCGGTTTTGATGCGGATTTAGATTGGGCTGAGATTTTGTCGCTGGGAGAACAGCAACGTTTAGCTTTTGCTAGATTGTTGTTGACGGAACCGAAATACGCTATTTTGGATGAGGCGACAAGTGCTTTGGATTTGAAGAACGAGCAACATTTATACGAGCAGTTGCAAGCCACTAAAACTACGTTTGTGAGTGTCGGCCACCGATTGAGTTTAGTAAAATATCACCAGCAGGTTTTGGAACTTTTGGGCGATGGGAGTTGGCGGCTGCTTTCTGCCCGAGAATACCGCGCTAGTGCGACAATTTTTGGCTGA
- a CDS encoding DUF1361 domain-containing protein, with translation MMGLILEALQAMGHNVRWMSWNLFLALVPLGLSFWLFRKPRSRWLLWGTGILLGATFLPSTRHFLGYLKHIVQDVGKTYVLGAIAITLALMALDIWVLRQRGVRSLRWWGGFFWLIAFLPNAPYVLTDIIHLIEQIKEGNSVWTVTLALIPQYLAFMLVGFGAYVLSVMNLGYYLKQQGLSKFILATEITIHALSALGIYLGRFIRFNSWDILTNPDALVNTVMNDLIGKRPVLVMAVTFVVIAVLYWVMKQVILGISQRFYSSKLQSELSGESATSSDAIDLRF, from the coding sequence ATGATGGGATTAATCCTGGAAGCGCTGCAAGCAATGGGACACAATGTCCGCTGGATGTCTTGGAATTTGTTTTTGGCTTTAGTACCGCTGGGGCTGAGTTTTTGGCTGTTCCGCAAACCTCGATCGCGCTGGCTGCTGTGGGGTACGGGCATTCTCCTGGGCGCTACTTTTTTGCCCAGTACGCGCCATTTTTTAGGCTATCTGAAGCATATTGTGCAAGATGTGGGCAAAACTTACGTTTTGGGGGCGATCGCGATTACACTGGCACTGATGGCTTTAGACATCTGGGTACTGCGGCAGCGCGGAGTTCGCTCTCTCCGCTGGTGGGGCGGTTTTTTCTGGTTGATCGCATTTTTACCCAATGCGCCCTACGTTTTAACTGATATCATTCACCTGATCGAACAGATTAAAGAGGGGAACTCGGTGTGGACTGTGACTTTAGCTTTGATCCCGCAGTATCTGGCGTTTATGCTGGTCGGCTTTGGGGCTTACGTGCTGTCGGTGATGAATTTGGGTTACTATTTGAAGCAACAGGGTTTGAGTAAATTTATCCTGGCAACGGAGATAACTATACACGCACTTTCGGCGCTTGGCATTTATTTAGGGCGATTTATCCGCTTCAACAGTTGGGACATTCTTACTAACCCCGATGCGCTGGTTAACACCGTAATGAACGATTTGATTGGCAAGCGTCCGGTTTTAGTAATGGCTGTAACTTTTGTAGTAATTGCTGTTTTGTATTGGGTAATGAAACAAGTAATTTTAGGAATTAGCCAGCGATTTTACAGCAGTAAATTGCAGTCGGAGTTGTCCGGCGAAAGCGCGACTTCTTCTGATGCCATCGATTTGAGATTTTAG
- a CDS encoding PAS domain S-box protein: MEYFKVKKFQISPYLAAISASIAILVGVSILDRSEQRRFFEYNRATTLDRLSTVRSKLEGSLNARLYLMRGLGAYLSNNPNITEAEFAATARILVAQQAGIRAITLVKGTTVAYIYPREGNEGAIGVDLTALPEQRQMVKEVIQTRKTLLAGPVKLLEGDETFISRSPIFLTPSGAEPETGVYWGLTGLILDKNSLIEEAGLNDSSAKLQYALRGKDGKGTSGSVFFGDGSIFDRNPVLLEVTLPNGSWQLAAIPAGGWAANSPFRGWLLFGGDLLALLTGVAVFSWVYGRAKLRSSEVKYRQLVENANSMIVQLDSEGKITFFNEFAETFFGYAEAEIIGKSAIGTIIPKTDFSESDLAAIIRDCLAQPEKYFQHEKENIRSNGERVWIAWTNKPLLDANGNLAGLLCIGTDISDRKQAEIALQASESELRALFAAMNDVILVIDIEGRYLKIAPTNPGLLYKPSAELVGKKVSELFEPEIADFCQEQIRTALATNQTCTFEYNLELASLHKWFAATISPMKENAVLWVARDITERKQAENWLTGQKQILEMIAKGATLGATLNTLVEIIEQQSRDVMGSILLLAPDGEHLLHGAAPSLPESYNAAIHGRAIGPDAGSCGTAAFTRQQVIVTDIASDPLWENYRDLALSFGLRSCLSTPIFSSQGQVLGTFGMYYSQPRYPKKIDLQLIEAAMNLAGIAIERKQAEESLKQLNQELESRVKQRTAQLMQTEERWQLALKGNNDGIWDWNLQTGELFLSDRFKEITGYDEHSPVVDYFDELNKSTHPDDLALVMQALQNHLNKKTPHYIIEYRCWCYNSVYKWILSRGQALWDASGKAVRMVGSITDITERKQAEEALRESEAKFQKLSANLPGIIYQFLLRSDGYSSFPYISAACRELFELEPEDVLQNAALIGNLIHPDDLQNHDESVAISAQALQPWQWEGRFVLPSGKIRWFQINSRPEAKENGDILWDGIAVDVTDRKESELALQESQQFIKKVAEATPGILYLYDLEEQRNIYTNNSLLMILGYTFDDLTAMDSPLMPQLVHPDDLPKILKYHASFVGIEDGETREIEYRVRAADGQILWLQSRDTIFSRNADGQAKIIIGVSQDITTRKQAEEALRQSEVREREKARDLESALLELRSTQTQLIQTEKMSSLGQLVAGIAHEINNPVNFIHANIDYLNQYTKQLLDLVSLYEHEYPEPSSKIVDRIQEIDLDFMAEDLRKLVGSMQVGTERIRQIVLSLRNFSRLDESAMKPVDIHAGIESTLLILQHRLKSRDSRPEIAIIKEFGKLPLVECYASQLNQVFMNILANAIDAIEERYHKLSLPQSETNSGRIAISTGVTLQNTVRVEISDNGTGISEGIVDRIFNPFFTTKAVGKGTGLGMSIAHSIVVEKHKGKIECISSIGCGTTFKIEIPIDKVYK; the protein is encoded by the coding sequence ATGGAATACTTTAAGGTGAAAAAATTCCAAATTTCACCGTATTTAGCAGCAATTTCGGCATCAATAGCAATTTTGGTCGGAGTTAGCATTTTAGATCGATCGGAACAGCGGCGGTTTTTTGAGTACAACCGCGCTACCACCCTCGATCGGCTCAGCACAGTCCGTTCTAAGCTGGAAGGCTCTTTGAATGCCCGCCTGTATTTGATGCGGGGTTTGGGGGCTTACCTTTCCAACAACCCAAACATCACCGAAGCCGAGTTTGCAGCGACGGCGAGAATTCTGGTGGCACAGCAAGCCGGCATTCGCGCCATAACTTTAGTTAAAGGCACGACGGTGGCTTACATTTATCCGCGGGAGGGAAATGAAGGGGCGATCGGGGTTGACTTGACGGCGCTACCCGAACAGCGGCAAATGGTCAAAGAGGTCATCCAAACCAGAAAAACTTTACTTGCCGGGCCAGTGAAATTATTGGAGGGGGACGAGACGTTCATCAGCCGATCGCCGATTTTTCTCACACCCTCCGGCGCCGAGCCCGAAACAGGAGTTTATTGGGGCTTGACAGGCTTGATCCTCGACAAAAATTCCCTAATTGAGGAAGCAGGACTCAACGACTCCTCAGCGAAGCTGCAATACGCTTTGCGGGGCAAAGACGGGAAGGGAACATCCGGCTCTGTGTTTTTCGGTGACGGGTCAATTTTCGATCGCAATCCCGTGCTGCTGGAAGTGACTTTGCCCAACGGTTCCTGGCAGTTGGCAGCAATTCCGGCGGGAGGATGGGCTGCGAATTCCCCGTTTCGGGGGTGGCTGCTTTTTGGAGGCGACTTGCTGGCACTTTTGACTGGGGTCGCAGTTTTTAGCTGGGTGTACGGCCGTGCGAAACTGCGATCGAGCGAAGTTAAGTACCGGCAATTAGTTGAGAATGCTAACAGCATGATTGTGCAGTTAGACAGTGAAGGCAAGATTACTTTTTTTAACGAGTTTGCTGAAACTTTTTTCGGTTATGCAGAAGCAGAAATCATCGGCAAAAGTGCGATCGGCACAATTATACCGAAAACAGATTTCTCCGAAAGTGACCTCGCGGCAATAATTCGAGACTGTTTGGCACAGCCGGAAAAATACTTCCAACACGAAAAGGAAAACATCCGCAGCAATGGAGAAAGGGTGTGGATAGCGTGGACAAATAAACCTTTACTAGATGCGAATGGAAATTTGGCAGGACTGCTTTGTATCGGGACGGATATTAGCGATCGCAAACAAGCTGAAATCGCCCTCCAAGCTTCGGAATCGGAACTTCGAGCTTTGTTCGCTGCCATGAACGACGTAATTTTGGTGATTGATATTGAGGGACGCTACCTGAAAATTGCCCCGACAAATCCCGGACTTTTATACAAACCGTCGGCAGAACTTGTCGGCAAAAAAGTCAGCGAATTATTCGAGCCAGAAATTGCAGATTTTTGTCAGGAGCAAATTCGCACCGCCCTTGCTACAAATCAAACCTGTACTTTTGAATATAACCTGGAACTTGCCAGCCTACACAAGTGGTTTGCCGCGACCATTTCGCCAATGAAAGAAAACGCGGTTCTGTGGGTGGCCCGCGACATTACGGAGCGCAAGCAAGCTGAAAATTGGTTGACAGGTCAAAAACAAATTTTAGAAATGATTGCTAAGGGCGCAACTCTTGGCGCTACTTTAAATACTTTAGTTGAAATTATCGAACAGCAATCTAGAGATGTCATGGGTTCGATATTGCTTCTCGCTCCAGACGGCGAACATTTACTGCATGGAGCCGCGCCCAGTTTGCCCGAGAGTTACAATGCTGCTATTCATGGCAGAGCCATCGGCCCGGATGCAGGCTCCTGCGGGACTGCTGCCTTTACCCGCCAACAGGTGATCGTTACAGATATTGCCAGCGATCCTTTGTGGGAAAATTATCGCGATTTAGCATTGAGTTTTGGACTGAGATCTTGCTTGTCTACTCCTATTTTCTCATCTCAGGGTCAAGTTTTGGGAACTTTTGGAATGTATTATTCCCAACCGCGGTACCCCAAAAAAATCGACCTGCAATTGATAGAAGCCGCGATGAATTTAGCAGGAATTGCGATCGAACGCAAACAGGCAGAAGAAAGTCTCAAACAGCTCAATCAAGAACTAGAAAGTAGAGTCAAACAGAGAACTGCTCAATTGATGCAAACTGAAGAACGCTGGCAGTTAGCACTCAAAGGGAACAATGACGGAATTTGGGACTGGAACTTGCAAACAGGGGAACTATTTCTGTCCGATAGATTTAAGGAAATCACCGGATACGACGAACACAGCCCCGTTGTCGATTACTTTGACGAATTGAACAAGAGCACGCATCCCGACGATTTAGCCTTAGTAATGCAAGCTCTCCAAAACCATTTAAACAAGAAAACGCCGCATTACATCATCGAATACCGCTGCTGGTGCTATAACAGCGTCTACAAATGGATATTGAGCCGGGGACAAGCTTTGTGGGACGCATCTGGAAAAGCAGTCCGAATGGTTGGTTCAATTACTGACATTACGGAGCGCAAACAAGCAGAGGAAGCACTGCGGGAAAGCGAGGCAAAATTTCAAAAGCTGTCGGCTAATTTGCCGGGAATAATTTATCAATTTTTGTTGCGTTCAGATGGATATTCCAGTTTTCCTTATATCAGTGCTGCTTGCCGAGAACTATTTGAGTTAGAACCAGAAGATGTTCTGCAAAATGCGGCTCTGATCGGAAATTTGATTCATCCCGACGATCTCCAAAATCATGACGAATCTGTTGCTATTTCTGCCCAGGCTTTGCAACCTTGGCAGTGGGAAGGACGGTTCGTGCTACCTTCAGGCAAGATTCGCTGGTTTCAGATCAATTCGCGTCCTGAAGCTAAGGAAAACGGCGATATTCTTTGGGACGGCATCGCCGTTGATGTTACGGATCGCAAAGAATCTGAATTAGCTTTGCAAGAAAGCCAGCAGTTCATTAAAAAAGTAGCCGAGGCTACTCCCGGTATTTTGTATCTCTACGACTTGGAAGAACAGCGGAATATCTACACTAATAATTCACTGCTTATGATTTTGGGCTATACGTTTGACGACCTTACAGCGATGGATTCGCCACTCATGCCTCAGTTAGTACACCCGGACGATTTGCCGAAAATTCTCAAATATCACGCCAGCTTTGTAGGAATTGAAGATGGCGAAACTAGAGAAATTGAGTACCGGGTACGGGCAGCAGACGGTCAAATTTTATGGCTGCAAAGTCGGGATACTATTTTTAGTAGGAATGCGGACGGTCAGGCTAAGATAATAATTGGAGTTTCCCAGGATATTACGACTCGCAAGCAAGCAGAGGAAGCACTGCGGCAAAGCGAGGTACGAGAAAGAGAAAAAGCTCGAGATTTAGAGTCAGCGCTGCTGGAATTGCGCTCTACTCAAACTCAGCTCATTCAAACAGAAAAAATGTCTTCTTTGGGGCAATTAGTGGCTGGCATAGCTCACGAAATTAATAATCCAGTTAACTTCATTCACGCTAACATTGATTATCTCAACCAGTATACAAAACAGTTGCTGGATCTGGTGAGTCTTTACGAACATGAGTATCCCGAACCTAGTTCAAAAATTGTGGATCGCATTCAAGAGATAGATTTGGATTTCATGGCTGAGGATTTAAGAAAACTTGTGGGTTCAATGCAGGTAGGAACCGAGCGCATCCGGCAAATTGTGTTGTCCCTCAGAAATTTCTCGCGGCTGGACGAATCCGCAATGAAGCCGGTCGATATTCACGCGGGAATTGAAAGCACTTTGTTAATTTTGCAGCACCGCTTGAAGAGTCGGGACAGCCGCCCGGAAATTGCAATAATTAAGGAGTTTGGAAAACTGCCACTGGTGGAGTGCTATGCGAGCCAACTGAATCAGGTGTTTATGAATATTCTTGCTAATGCAATTGATGCTATTGAAGAACGATATCACAAGTTATCGCTTCCACAATCAGAGACAAATAGTGGACGGATTGCTATTTCCACGGGTGTAACCCTCCAGAACACTGTTAGGGTAGAAATTTCGGACAACGGTACGGGCATTTCCGAGGGGATAGTCGATCGAATTTTTAACCCGTTTTTTACTACAAAAGCTGTGGGGAAAGGTACGGGGTTGGGAATGTCTATCGCGCACTCGATTGTGGTGGAAAAGCACAAGGGGAAGATAGAGTGTATTTCTTCCATAGGATGCGGAACGACTTTTAAGATTGAGATTCCGATCGACAAAGTGTATAAATAG